In a genomic window of Mycolicibacter heraklionensis:
- a CDS encoding linear amide C-N hydrolase: MCTRLVYLGPNGNIITGRSMDWKLDLATNLWSLPRGVKRDGRAGANSIEWTAKYGSVVATGYDICTTDGLNEAGLSANLLWLAESVYPEYDGSGPGLCISIWAQYVLDNFATVAEAVAALSAEPFAVVTDGVPGENRLATLHLSLSDAEGDSAIVEYVDGKQVIHHGRQYQVMTNSPIFDQQLAVNSYWEQLGGTVMLPGTNRAADRFARASFYVNAVPKSEDMKIALASVLSVVRNVSVPFGISTPDEPNISSTRWRTVAHHTRKLYFFESALTPNVFWVDLKKLDFSEGAAARKLDLGSDDSNIFAGETSADFEVAEPFTFLGLNR, from the coding sequence ATGTGCACCCGACTGGTTTACCTCGGCCCGAACGGCAACATCATCACCGGACGGTCCATGGACTGGAAGCTGGATTTGGCGACCAACCTGTGGTCGTTGCCGCGAGGCGTGAAGCGCGACGGCCGGGCCGGGGCGAACTCCATTGAATGGACCGCGAAGTACGGCAGCGTGGTGGCCACCGGCTACGACATCTGCACCACCGACGGTTTGAACGAGGCCGGCTTGTCCGCCAACCTGCTCTGGCTGGCCGAATCCGTGTACCCGGAATACGACGGCAGCGGGCCGGGCCTGTGCATCTCCATCTGGGCGCAATACGTGCTGGACAACTTCGCCACCGTGGCCGAAGCCGTCGCAGCGCTGAGTGCCGAACCGTTCGCGGTGGTCACCGACGGCGTGCCCGGCGAGAACCGCCTGGCCACCCTGCACCTGTCGCTGTCGGACGCCGAAGGTGACAGTGCGATCGTGGAATATGTTGACGGCAAACAGGTCATCCACCACGGCCGCCAGTACCAGGTGATGACGAACTCGCCGATTTTCGACCAACAACTCGCGGTCAACTCCTACTGGGAACAGCTCGGCGGCACCGTCATGCTGCCAGGCACCAATCGCGCCGCGGACCGGTTCGCCCGGGCTTCGTTCTACGTCAACGCGGTACCGAAATCCGAGGACATGAAGATCGCACTCGCCTCGGTGCTCAGTGTGGTGCGTAACGTGTCGGTGCCGTTCGGCATCTCCACACCGGACGAGCCGAATATCTCCTCGACCCGCTGGCGCACGGTCGCCCACCACACCCGCAAGCTGTACTTCTTCGAGTCGGCGTTGACGCCCAACGTGTTCTGGGTGGACCTGAAGAAGCTCGATTTCAGCGAGGGCGCCGCGGCGCGCAAGCTCGACCTCGGCTCCGACGACAGCAACATCTTCGCCGGTGAGACGTCGGCGGACTTCGAAGTCGCCGAGCCGTTCACCTTCCTCGGCTTGAACAGGTGA
- a CDS encoding alpha/beta hydrolase family protein has protein sequence MATTSLSVGLVVLALAAPAAAEPGPRWSGLDARTYAGSIPAEGELITSVPLDPALSVTGAAKAFRILYATPDQHGRPAVSTAAVFVPRGAPPATGWPVIAWAHGTVGLGDDCTPSARPRSTRDNEYLSHWLDQGYVVVGTDYVGLGTPGLMSYLNSATEAHSVIDSVRAVHQMDLPLSPKWAIVGQSQGGGAAINSAWWATRLTAGTGLDYRGVVATGTPANIERVVMQAGPDLPSRPTPPAAISYTSYILAALREARPDLGVDQVLTPRGRALTDLAQSLCKPALDQQAADTGINELFSARIDTLPGIQSALDNFLGTPVEGYDRPIFLGQGLLDTDVPPLSTQTLHQQLVDNHQDVELHLYPDQDHSGTVIASMPDSTRFLQRVMTEENP, from the coding sequence CTGGCGACGACCTCGCTGTCGGTCGGGCTGGTGGTCTTGGCGCTGGCCGCACCGGCCGCCGCTGAACCGGGACCGCGGTGGTCGGGGCTGGACGCGCGTACGTACGCCGGCAGCATTCCCGCCGAGGGCGAGCTGATCACCTCGGTCCCGCTCGACCCGGCGCTGTCAGTGACCGGCGCCGCCAAGGCATTCCGGATCCTGTACGCCACGCCCGACCAGCACGGCCGGCCTGCGGTCAGCACCGCCGCGGTCTTTGTGCCACGTGGTGCACCGCCGGCGACCGGATGGCCGGTGATCGCCTGGGCGCACGGCACCGTCGGTCTCGGCGACGACTGCACCCCGTCGGCCCGCCCGCGCAGCACCCGCGACAACGAGTACCTGTCGCACTGGCTCGACCAGGGCTATGTGGTGGTCGGCACGGATTACGTCGGGCTCGGCACGCCGGGGCTGATGAGCTATCTCAACAGCGCCACCGAAGCGCACTCGGTGATCGACTCCGTGCGAGCCGTCCACCAGATGGATCTGCCGCTGTCCCCCAAATGGGCGATCGTCGGCCAATCCCAGGGCGGCGGCGCGGCCATCAACAGTGCCTGGTGGGCCACCAGACTCACCGCCGGCACCGGCCTGGACTACCGCGGAGTCGTGGCCACCGGGACTCCGGCCAACATCGAACGAGTGGTCATGCAAGCCGGTCCCGATCTGCCGTCGCGCCCGACGCCGCCGGCGGCGATCAGCTACACCTCGTATATCCTTGCCGCCCTGCGCGAGGCGCGTCCCGACCTGGGCGTCGACCAGGTGCTGACGCCGCGGGGGCGAGCCTTGACCGACCTCGCGCAGTCGCTGTGCAAACCCGCGCTGGACCAGCAGGCGGCCGATACCGGTATCAATGAGTTGTTCAGTGCCCGGATCGACACGCTGCCGGGCATCCAGAGCGCACTCGACAACTTCCTGGGCACCCCCGTCGAGGGCTACGATCGGCCCATCTTCCTGGGCCAGGGCCTGCTCGACACCGACGTGCCCCCGCTGTCCACCCAGACCCTGCACCAGCAGCTCGTCGACAATCATCAGGACGTGGAGTTGCACCTGTACCCCGATCAGGACCATTCCGGCACCGTGATCGCCTCGATGCCCGACTCCACCCGCTTCCTGCAACGCGTCATGACGGAGGAAAACCCATGA
- a CDS encoding pyridoxal phosphate-dependent aminotransferase has protein sequence MTDRVALRAGIPPFHVMDVWLAAAERQRSHGDLVNLSAGQPSVGAPEPVRAAAAAALQTNELGYTVALGIPELRSAIAGSYADRYGLSVDPDDVVVTTGSSGGFLLAFLACFDAGDRVAIASPGYPCYRNILTALGCEVVEIPCGPETRFQPTAAMLAEIEGPLAGVIVASPANPTGTVLAPAELAAIASWCDAAGVRLISDEVYHGLVYDGAPQTSCAWETSRNAVVANSFSKYFAMTGWRLGWLLVPPALRRAVDCLTGNFTICPPVLAQYAAVAAFTPEAIAEAQGHLRHYAANRELLLGGLRSMGIEKLAPTDGAFYVYADVAEHTDDSLAFCARLLADTGLALAPGVDFDTERGNTFVRLSFAGPTADIDEALRRLRGWLPLR, from the coding sequence ATGACCGATCGCGTCGCATTGCGCGCCGGCATCCCGCCGTTCCATGTGATGGACGTGTGGCTGGCCGCCGCCGAACGCCAACGCAGCCATGGCGATTTGGTGAACCTGTCGGCCGGCCAGCCCAGTGTGGGAGCCCCCGAACCGGTGCGTGCCGCCGCCGCGGCGGCACTACAGACCAACGAACTGGGCTACACCGTCGCACTGGGCATCCCGGAGCTGCGCTCGGCCATCGCCGGCTCGTACGCCGACCGCTACGGGCTGTCCGTCGACCCCGACGACGTGGTGGTCACCACCGGCTCGTCGGGCGGCTTCCTGCTGGCGTTTCTGGCCTGCTTCGACGCCGGCGACCGGGTGGCGATCGCCAGCCCCGGTTATCCCTGTTACCGCAACATCCTGACCGCGCTGGGCTGCGAGGTGGTCGAGATCCCGTGCGGCCCCGAGACCCGCTTCCAGCCCACCGCGGCGATGTTGGCCGAGATCGAAGGGCCCCTGGCCGGGGTGATCGTCGCCAGCCCGGCCAACCCGACCGGCACGGTGCTGGCGCCGGCGGAGCTGGCCGCGATCGCCTCCTGGTGCGACGCCGCCGGGGTGCGCCTGATCAGCGATGAGGTCTACCACGGCCTGGTTTACGATGGCGCCCCGCAGACCAGCTGCGCGTGGGAGACCTCTCGCAACGCGGTAGTGGCCAACAGCTTCTCCAAGTACTTCGCGATGACCGGCTGGCGACTGGGCTGGCTGCTGGTGCCGCCGGCACTGCGCCGGGCGGTGGACTGCCTGACCGGCAACTTCACCATCTGTCCTCCGGTGCTGGCCCAGTACGCCGCGGTCGCCGCGTTCACGCCGGAGGCGATCGCCGAAGCGCAAGGCCACCTGCGGCATTACGCCGCCAACCGCGAGCTGCTGCTGGGCGGGCTGCGGAGCATGGGCATCGAGAAGTTGGCGCCCACCGACGGGGCGTTCTATGTCTACGCCGACGTCGCAGAGCACACCGACGACTCGCTGGCGTTCTGCGCGCGCCTGCTGGCCGACACCGGTCTGGCGCTGGCGCCGGGCGTCGACTTCGACACCGAACGCGGCAACACCTTCGTCCGGCTGTCGTTCGCCGGCCCCACCGCCGACATCGACGAAGCACTGCGCCGGCTCCGCGGTTGGCTGCCGCTCCGGTAG
- a CDS encoding heme-binding protein, whose amino-acid sequence MAASTLTTSTPADAAPAACTAAGLASTASGVLSQAGGFLSEHPEANDVLTSAATMPAEQAKSSVQGYFIGHLDQLSTLQGIAQPLTDLKSQCGIAVSPTQLATLLETVSK is encoded by the coding sequence GTGGCCGCATCGACGCTGACGACCAGCACGCCGGCCGACGCCGCACCCGCCGCCTGCACGGCCGCCGGGCTCGCCAGCACTGCCAGTGGCGTGCTGAGCCAGGCCGGTGGATTCCTCAGCGAGCACCCCGAAGCCAACGACGTGCTGACCTCGGCGGCCACCATGCCCGCGGAGCAGGCCAAGTCCTCGGTGCAGGGCTACTTCATCGGCCACCTCGACCAGCTGTCGACCCTGCAGGGCATCGCCCAGCCGCTCACCGACCTGAAGAGCCAGTGCGGGATCGCGGTCTCGCCGACCCAGCTGGCCACGCTGCTGGAGACCGTCAGCAAGTAG